The Cellulophaga sp. RHA19 genome includes the window AAATAATGTATGATGGTTTACCGCTTCAATTTTTTTATTAAAACCTACAAAAAACAATAGGGCAGAAGGAGCAAATATTTTCTTGTCCCAATAACTTTCTGTGTATTGTCTGTATTGTTTTGGTAATAATGTTTCTGTATGGTGGTAGTCTGCGCCACTTAAAAGAATGTCACATTCTAAATAACCACTTTTACTATCTACACCTTTAACTTTTCCGTTCTCTATATTAATTTTTAAAACAGGACTATCTGTAATAGTTTTTACGCCTAAACTTTGTGCTAATTTTTGCATACCCTCTACAACTTTGTACATACCACCTTGTGGGTGCCAAGTACCTAATTTAAGGTCGGCATAATTCATAAAGTTATAAAATGAGGGCGTATTGCTTGGTTTTGCACCTAAAAACAATACTGGAAACTCTAAAACTTTACGAAGCTTATCATTTTTTACGTAACCAGAAACCTGATTTTTTATAGTAAGTATAAACTCGTATAGCTTAGTAATTGTTTTACTATTTATTATTTCAAATAAATTTTCACCAGGGTTATATACAAGTTTCTTTATGGCAATATCATAATTAATACGCGCTTTGTTTATAAAACGCTCTAGTTGTTTACCACTGCCTGGTTCAATTTTTTCAAAAGTGTCTCTAGTTTCATTAAAATCCTCAGAAATAGAAATAGAGTCATTTTTACCAAAATAAATTTGGTATGCAGGATTTAATTGATCTAATTGGTAATATTCACTTGTTTTTTTACCAAAATCAGCAAAAAATTTATCAAAAACATCTGGCATCCAATAAAAAGTAGGACCAATATCAAAAACAAAACCATTTGTTTTTAGTTGTCTAGCTCTACCACCAGTTGTTGTATTTTTTTCTAGCATTGTTACATCATAACCAGCTTTTGCTAAGTAGCAACTAGCAGATAATGAAGAAAATCCAGACCCTATAATAATAACTTTTTTCATAAAGAGTTAACAAGTATCTTCCTAAGATACTATATGTTTTATAAATAATAATAAAAACCGGTGATTTTTTACATCACCGGTACAACAACCAAATTAACCTAACCAACAGGCTAATTTTATCTCAAATTAATGTGTGTCTGGAAATAAAACTTTATTTATAATATGTACAACACCATTACTAGCCTCTACGTCTGCAGTAATTACTTCACCATTATTATCACCGGCATCTGCAATAAATACACCTCCTGTTAAGTTAACAGTTAAGTCTTGTCCTAATGCAGTTGTAATTAATTGTCCGTCTGTTAAGTCTGTAGATAAAACAGCAGCACCAGAAACAACATGGTATTTAAGTATGTCTGCTAATAATGCTTTTTCCTCATCAGTATCAAAATCAGCTAAAGTTGTATAATCTGGTCCTAAATCTTCAAATAAAGCTTCAAAAGCAGCATTACTAGGTGCAAAAACCGTAAATGGCCCTTCCATACCTAATAACTCAACCAAACCAGCATCTGCTTGTTGTAATGCACCAACTAATAAAGATAAATCGTCTGTAGCAATAG containing:
- a CDS encoding phytoene desaturase family protein, encoding MKKVIIIGSGFSSLSASCYLAKAGYDVTMLEKNTTTGGRARQLKTNGFVFDIGPTFYWMPDVFDKFFADFGKKTSEYYQLDQLNPAYQIYFGKNDSISISEDFNETRDTFEKIEPGSGKQLERFINKARINYDIAIKKLVYNPGENLFEIINSKTITKLYEFILTIKNQVSGYVKNDKLRKVLEFPVLFLGAKPSNTPSFYNFMNYADLKLGTWHPQGGMYKVVEGMQKLAQSLGVKTITDSPVLKINIENGKVKGVDSKSGYLECDILLSGADYHHTETLLPKQYRQYTESYWDKKIFAPSALLFFVGFNKKIEAVNHHTLFFDTDFEEHAKTIYDTKEWPNKPLFYASFPSKTDATSAPNGKEAAIFLVPIAPDIEDTKELREHYFNQIIERVEKLTDQSLKEDILFKESYCVDNFKDDYNSYKGNAYGLANTLMQTHILRPKLKSKKVDNLYFCGQLTVPGPGVPPSLISGKVVSELILKHSK